In a genomic window of Halorientalis sp. IM1011:
- a CDS encoding ATP-binding protein, producing the protein MEQFVDRDVELDQLTDCYESGAADFVVIYGRRRLGKSELVRQSIADRDDAVYYQAVESTAQNQLEQFVDTATAQFPSLQNVRRDWEALIETLGEEDAIVVIDEFPFLIEEDESLPSRIQRVWDMELQETGMTLVLVGSSISVMEDKVLSGSAPLYGRRTATIDLKPLSVADARQFFPEYDPETAITAWSIYGGTPYYLQTIDPDQSLGTNVQRGILSEQGLLYSEPEFLLRTELRQPNTYFSILRALAHGRRTPNEIAGMAGVESGSLSTYLQKLRRLRLVERHIPVTESPTASKRGRYRIAAPLFRFWFRFVYGNQDQLRMLDDDAYDELVVPELADYVSPLFERLCQQALPDLLDRQFRDVGQWWFKEHKLDVLGLTGDGLVAGECKFTSQPVSEGVLADLERTASEVRWSEGPADGETLYVLFSRSGYTDDLKNAADIRDDVRIFELPDLIMRSHQG; encoded by the coding sequence ATGGAGCAATTCGTTGATCGGGACGTCGAACTCGATCAGCTCACGGACTGCTACGAGTCCGGGGCCGCAGACTTCGTTGTCATCTACGGCAGACGTCGCCTCGGTAAGAGCGAGCTCGTCCGCCAGTCCATCGCTGATCGGGATGACGCCGTCTATTACCAAGCAGTCGAATCCACGGCACAGAACCAACTCGAACAGTTCGTCGACACCGCCACCGCACAATTCCCCTCGTTGCAGAACGTCCGCCGCGACTGGGAAGCCCTCATCGAAACACTCGGCGAGGAAGACGCTATCGTGGTCATTGACGAGTTCCCGTTCCTCATCGAGGAGGACGAATCGCTTCCCTCACGGATCCAGCGAGTGTGGGATATGGAACTCCAGGAGACGGGGATGACGCTCGTGCTCGTCGGCTCCTCGATCAGCGTCATGGAGGACAAAGTGCTCTCCGGAAGCGCACCCCTGTACGGCCGTCGGACAGCGACGATTGATCTCAAACCGCTCTCTGTCGCTGATGCACGCCAGTTCTTCCCAGAGTACGACCCGGAGACAGCTATCACAGCATGGTCGATCTACGGCGGCACTCCGTACTACCTCCAGACCATTGATCCCGACCAGTCGCTCGGAACGAACGTCCAGCGGGGGATTCTCTCGGAGCAGGGGCTACTGTACTCTGAACCCGAGTTCCTGCTCCGCACTGAACTTCGACAGCCGAACACGTACTTCAGCATTCTCCGTGCGCTCGCCCACGGGCGTCGCACTCCGAACGAAATCGCCGGCATGGCCGGCGTAGAGTCGGGATCACTCAGCACGTACCTCCAGAAACTCCGTCGACTCCGTCTCGTCGAGCGCCATATCCCCGTGACGGAATCCCCGACGGCCTCGAAACGCGGTCGGTATCGCATCGCTGCGCCGTTGTTCCGGTTCTGGTTTCGCTTCGTCTACGGGAACCAGGACCAGCTTCGGATGCTCGACGATGACGCGTACGACGAACTTGTCGTACCAGAACTGGCGGATTACGTGAGTCCGCTGTTCGAACGCCTCTGCCAGCAAGCGCTCCCAGACCTCCTCGACCGACAGTTCCGCGATGTTGGGCAGTGGTGGTTCAAGGAACACAAACTCGATGTCCTCGGCCTCACTGGCGACGGCCTCGTCGCCGGCGAGTGTAAGTTCACATCCCAACCCGTGAGTGAGGGCGTCCTTGCCGACCTTGAACGAACAGCGTCAGAAGTCCGATGGTCAGAAGGACCGGCAGACGGCGAGACCCTGTACGTCTTGTTCAGCCGCTCCGGGTACACTGACGACCTCAAAAACGCCGCTGACATACGTGACGACGTTCGAATCTTTGAGTTGCCCGATTTGATCATGAGAAGTCACCAGGGATGA
- a CDS encoding CHY zinc finger protein gives MARLIGDYEVYGVNVGPETRCAHYKSERDVIALRLGCCEDFFSCHRCHESVTDHESQPWPRERFREPAVLCGVCTTALSVSAYLDAEHTCPACGAEFNPGCRTHYDRYFEGYIE, from the coding sequence ATGGCGCGTTTGATCGGCGATTATGAGGTCTACGGGGTCAACGTGGGCCCGGAAACGCGGTGTGCCCACTACAAGAGCGAGCGGGACGTCATCGCGCTTCGACTGGGCTGCTGTGAGGACTTTTTTTCCTGCCACCGCTGTCACGAATCGGTCACCGATCACGAGTCACAGCCGTGGCCCCGTGAGCGCTTCAGGGAGCCGGCTGTCCTCTGTGGCGTCTGTACAACTGCCCTGTCCGTCTCTGCGTACCTCGACGCGGAGCATACGTGTCCGGCCTGTGGTGCCGAGTTCAATCCGGGCTGTCGCACGCACTATGACCGCTATTTCGAGGGTTACATCGAATAG
- a CDS encoding PfkB family carbohydrate kinase → MIIVGGTYFEQCKFPYDEELWGPGLRGVSAVQNITSGENTLYTCIGTNHETQLNLKASSYGFASEVTEIPETIQFQYLHNHSNARFLPPEANEYEGEIDSVRGDAVLRFGLVEGTAVVNGTRVVYDPQSAEPDPFHKNGSEAEELTIVLNKHEAKEYTAEDSVEEMLADLTEGQDSAEVAVIKCGASGAILREDGENHEIPVYETERVWNIGSGDVFTSIFAAYWAEKDWPAKQAAEKASLATAYYCSRRQLPIPEEPVEIEEFDPEEKPPTIGEEGPTVYIAAPFFSIGEFWLVDEVRRILLDEGAQVISPYHDIGGIDDYERDEEIADRDLAAIDEADTVLALIDNCDSGTFFETGYAREVEKPVVAYGNEIENSEYTMLEGTGCKLYDDLATAVFKVLWTA, encoded by the coding sequence ATGATTATCGTCGGCGGCACCTACTTCGAGCAGTGTAAGTTCCCGTACGACGAGGAGTTATGGGGGCCGGGGCTTCGCGGCGTCAGTGCTGTGCAAAATATTACTTCCGGAGAAAACACGCTCTACACCTGTATCGGCACTAATCACGAAACTCAGCTCAATCTGAAAGCCAGTTCGTACGGCTTTGCTTCAGAAGTAACGGAAATCCCCGAAACCATTCAGTTCCAGTATCTGCACAACCACTCGAACGCCAGGTTTCTCCCCCCGGAAGCAAACGAGTACGAGGGTGAAATCGATTCTGTCAGGGGTGATGCAGTACTGAGGTTTGGGCTTGTGGAAGGAACGGCTGTAGTCAATGGAACTAGGGTGGTATACGATCCGCAGTCCGCGGAGCCAGACCCCTTCCACAAGAATGGGTCCGAAGCAGAGGAATTGACTATAGTCCTCAACAAGCACGAAGCGAAAGAGTACACCGCTGAAGACTCTGTCGAGGAAATGCTGGCAGACCTAACGGAAGGACAAGACAGCGCCGAGGTGGCCGTGATCAAATGCGGTGCATCCGGTGCTATCCTCCGTGAAGACGGTGAGAACCATGAGATCCCAGTCTACGAGACTGAGAGAGTTTGGAACATCGGTTCTGGTGATGTCTTTACGTCAATCTTCGCGGCGTATTGGGCAGAAAAAGACTGGCCAGCGAAACAGGCAGCGGAAAAGGCCTCACTCGCAACGGCCTACTACTGCAGTAGAAGGCAACTCCCGATTCCAGAAGAACCTGTAGAGATAGAGGAGTTTGATCCCGAAGAGAAGCCACCAACAATCGGTGAAGAAGGTCCTACTGTCTATATCGCGGCACCGTTCTTCTCCATTGGTGAGTTCTGGCTTGTTGACGAAGTGCGACGAATCCTACTGGATGAAGGTGCCCAAGTGATCTCCCCATACCACGATATTGGAGGAATAGATGACTACGAACGGGATGAAGAGATTGCCGATAGGGATCTTGCTGCAATCGATGAAGCGGATACAGTCCTCGCATTGATCGATAACTGTGACTCGGGAACGTTCTTCGAGACCGGGTATGCCAGAGAAGTCGAGAAACCGGTGGTAGCCTATGGGAATGAGATTGAGAACAGTGAATATACGATGCTTGAAGGAACTGGATGTAAATTGTATGATGACTTGGCTACGGCGGTCTTCAAAGTGTTGTGGACAGCATAA
- a CDS encoding DUF2250 domain-containing protein — protein sequence MVSEAEIERLRLEADTIMTRYQTVEEALNQARNESGDHWEEGELTVTLETPQGEDIEVVLDLDQDPAANAQQRYERAKDLEAELEQQQAVVGQLAPLPADPVAYRILYHLDTVEGNYPRSMAGHLDAERKQVEALCEEMETAGLLERVESGTVKQRRVKAKQADEVRQHHTYYRLSREGDHLLRFLAERDGKKNVLRHLPDGQTIAKRLARGGPDYPRMTADELEMDFEYIRHLYRALRRVGLVTTYQGSTIKASERKLKPKDETHRKHTYYVTTAVADELLRELDE from the coding sequence ATGGTCTCCGAGGCCGAGATCGAGCGTCTCCGGCTGGAAGCCGACACGATCATGACCCGCTATCAGACGGTCGAGGAGGCACTCAACCAGGCGCGCAACGAATCCGGCGATCACTGGGAAGAGGGAGAACTCACGGTCACACTGGAGACCCCACAGGGAGAGGACATCGAGGTGGTACTGGACCTCGATCAAGATCCGGCAGCTAACGCACAGCAGCGCTACGAACGGGCGAAGGATCTCGAAGCCGAACTCGAACAGCAACAGGCCGTCGTTGGCCAGCTCGCACCACTGCCGGCCGACCCGGTGGCCTATCGGATTCTGTACCACCTCGACACGGTCGAGGGGAACTATCCGCGATCGATGGCCGGCCATCTCGATGCCGAACGGAAACAGGTCGAAGCGCTGTGCGAGGAGATGGAGACGGCCGGCCTTCTGGAGCGCGTCGAGTCGGGAACGGTCAAGCAACGCCGCGTGAAGGCCAAGCAAGCCGACGAGGTCCGTCAGCACCACACCTACTACCGCCTCTCGCGGGAGGGCGATCACCTCCTGCGCTTTCTGGCAGAGCGGGACGGGAAGAAGAACGTCCTCCGGCACCTGCCGGATGGACAGACGATCGCGAAGCGGTTGGCTCGCGGTGGTCCGGATTATCCACGGATGACCGCCGACGAACTGGAGATGGACTTCGAGTACATCCGGCATCTCTACCGTGCGCTTCGGCGCGTGGGGCTGGTGACCACCTACCAGGGGAGTACGATCAAAGCCAGCGAGCGCAAGCTGAAACCCAAAGACGAGACCCACCGCAAGCACACCTACTACGTGACGACAGCTGTGGCTGACGAATTGCTGCGTGAGTTAGACGAGTAG
- a CDS encoding 7-cyano-7-deazaguanine synthase, with product MVETVLLISGGVDSACLAYSEQPDLGVTVDYGQACAEAEVKAAAQICDQLDIQHSVIEADCSELGSGTMSEQSQLNIASTPEWWPFRNQLIITMTATEAVKIGASELIAGSVKDDQDHADGRAKFYEKMDDLLSFQEGDLSISVPAIEQRTTELIKETGAPFSLLGWTHSCHTSNNPCGDCRGCRKRHRVLSEAFDGRA from the coding sequence ATGGTTGAAACAGTCCTGCTGATTTCCGGCGGCGTGGATTCAGCGTGCCTAGCTTATTCGGAGCAACCTGATCTGGGTGTTACGGTTGACTATGGCCAAGCCTGTGCCGAAGCAGAAGTCAAGGCAGCAGCGCAGATCTGTGATCAATTAGACATTCAACATTCTGTGATCGAAGCAGACTGTAGCGAACTCGGATCCGGGACCATGTCGGAGCAGAGCCAGCTCAATATTGCTTCTACGCCTGAGTGGTGGCCGTTCCGGAATCAACTAATTATAACCATGACCGCCACTGAGGCCGTGAAGATCGGTGCCTCAGAACTCATCGCCGGATCAGTGAAAGATGACCAGGACCATGCTGATGGGAGAGCAAAATTCTACGAGAAGATGGATGATCTTCTCTCTTTTCAGGAGGGCGACCTCAGTATCTCAGTTCCAGCAATAGAACAAAGGACTACAGAACTGATCAAGGAAACTGGTGCGCCTTTCTCTTTGCTAGGCTGGACTCATTCCTGCCACACCTCTAACAATCCATGCGGAGACTGCCGCGGCTGTAGAAAACGTCACAGAGTTCTGAGTGAGGCGTTTGACGGAAGAGCTTGA
- a CDS encoding transcription initiation factor IIB family protein, translating into MASSDIYADGFDEESTGKLPTNDCPDCPGTLVTEQGETRCDTCGLVVEAARLDRRGKRIHPRDETKRERTGAPLTNARHDRGLSTTIGRGQDAKGNELPNQKRRQLSRLRREHSRATWQSKAERNLGHGCTEIARLVSALGLDRAIREQAATLFRTAQDASLLPGRSIESMAAACVYAACRCAEQTRTLAEITRVARVAESRVRNAYQTLNRELNLPIPPQEPAAFVPKLASAVDAAPETRRAAIALADQATETGLSSGRDPAGFAAACLEVAATEHNGDVTQEALATAADVCPVTVRANRNTLQAQLGTGSA; encoded by the coding sequence ATGGCTTCGAGCGACATCTACGCAGATGGCTTCGACGAGGAATCGACCGGGAAACTCCCGACGAACGACTGCCCGGACTGTCCAGGCACACTCGTTACCGAGCAAGGCGAAACGCGCTGTGACACCTGCGGGCTGGTCGTCGAGGCAGCTCGCCTGGACCGGCGTGGAAAGCGGATCCATCCGAGAGATGAAACCAAACGCGAGCGCACGGGCGCACCGCTGACGAACGCACGCCACGACCGTGGCCTGTCGACGACGATCGGCCGCGGACAGGACGCAAAGGGGAACGAACTCCCGAACCAGAAGCGACGACAACTTTCCCGACTCCGTCGCGAACACAGCCGGGCGACGTGGCAGTCCAAGGCCGAACGCAACCTCGGACACGGCTGTACGGAGATCGCGCGGCTCGTTTCGGCACTGGGCCTCGATCGGGCAATTCGAGAACAGGCGGCGACACTGTTCCGGACGGCACAGGACGCGTCACTCCTCCCTGGTCGGTCGATCGAATCGATGGCGGCTGCCTGTGTCTACGCGGCGTGTCGGTGTGCGGAGCAGACGCGGACACTCGCGGAGATCACCCGCGTCGCTCGCGTTGCCGAGTCCCGTGTCAGGAACGCCTACCAGACCCTGAATCGGGAACTAAACTTGCCGATCCCACCCCAAGAGCCGGCGGCATTCGTCCCGAAGCTGGCATCGGCAGTCGACGCGGCACCCGAGACGAGACGTGCAGCGATAGCGCTCGCCGACCAGGCAACAGAGACAGGCCTGTCCAGTGGTCGCGATCCGGCTGGGTTTGCGGCAGCCTGTCTCGAAGTCGCGGCCACCGAGCACAATGGTGACGTCACACAGGAAGCACTCGCAACAGCAGCGGACGTCTGTCCAGTGACGGTTCGGGCCAATCGCAACACGCTGCAAGCACAGCTCGGGACGGGGTCGGCATGA
- a CDS encoding VirB4 family type IV secretion system protein, which yields MGKRLDRLRATLPGGSDEQSIDDIDDIDDETFDQVTAILEANGDDLTKENIRQQAQHLLEIEDVDEGQLRLGVVQDDTEQALADRDVVAPRQLQEVSKLFESGYMVRNDQFVRTLTIHGYPERVPLGWLEDLYTTNDHVRVTQHIEPRDTGSVLRKLQKRLTQLRARLHKKDQKNQTDTHEVEADRDMVKDLIWDIILGETKLFDFAIYIEIIADTEQELDDATERVIESLGTTNAEAVTLDKRQVESQDALAPLGSDPIKATQLMQETAVGTMFPFIEPAVADPEGVFYGFDGTNTPVLLDRYELSSYSKAIAGKMGSGKTFAEKHEMYHRLMMDPDIEMLVLDPLGDFVDFANDLGGQVIRFGGQNTVNPLEIRRGIDDVADDPFKKKFRSVMELFRTHFSAVADQALSKEQEGILRRAVRLAYLKYGITPDPATHENTSPTMQDVLDILHALTDGHQPSDFLDLHADADPERVRPEIRQLETRFKEADEQYAYQLLLGLEAFQQGGENDNLNGHTNVELDNRLVVIDMSMFADTGQAPLFMHVMFDWIYQRAQSSDRRTQVTIDEAHYLLRRAATTDLIDLFIRHSRHFNTAITLISQTVDEFIAKSDKKSEEAVEKARNVYNLCDIKQIFHHESVSDEMIDFHDLTASEQNFIATAQTGEDGGYSECLLAVNDWTKSLSLHVNEYEVHVLDDDLDPWEYLVDQRYIDADDVAYLADTGRIDDYDIPAKLLEQAGVQTAPQEAND from the coding sequence ATGGGCAAGCGATTGGACCGCCTCCGGGCGACCCTCCCCGGAGGAAGCGACGAGCAATCCATCGACGATATCGACGATATCGACGACGAGACGTTCGACCAGGTGACGGCGATCCTCGAAGCGAACGGTGACGACCTGACGAAGGAGAACATCCGTCAGCAGGCCCAGCATCTCCTCGAGATCGAGGACGTCGACGAGGGGCAACTCCGGCTTGGCGTCGTGCAGGACGACACCGAGCAGGCCCTCGCCGATCGGGACGTCGTCGCACCGCGCCAGTTGCAGGAGGTGTCGAAGCTCTTCGAGTCGGGGTACATGGTCCGCAACGACCAGTTCGTCCGCACGCTCACCATCCACGGCTACCCCGAGCGGGTGCCGCTGGGCTGGCTCGAAGACCTGTATACCACGAACGACCACGTCCGCGTCACCCAGCATATCGAACCGCGCGATACGGGGTCAGTCCTCCGCAAACTCCAGAAACGCCTGACGCAACTACGGGCCCGCCTCCACAAGAAAGACCAGAAGAACCAGACCGACACCCACGAGGTCGAGGCCGACCGGGACATGGTCAAAGACCTCATCTGGGATATCATCCTCGGGGAGACGAAACTGTTCGATTTCGCGATCTACATCGAGATTATCGCCGACACCGAGCAGGAACTCGACGACGCCACCGAACGCGTCATTGAATCACTCGGGACGACCAACGCGGAAGCGGTCACGCTCGACAAACGTCAGGTCGAGTCGCAAGACGCACTTGCCCCGCTGGGTTCGGACCCGATCAAGGCCACCCAGCTCATGCAGGAGACCGCAGTGGGAACGATGTTCCCGTTCATCGAGCCAGCGGTCGCCGATCCGGAGGGTGTGTTCTACGGCTTCGACGGGACGAACACACCAGTCTTGCTCGACCGCTACGAGCTCTCCTCCTATTCGAAGGCTATCGCGGGCAAGATGGGGTCGGGGAAGACCTTCGCCGAGAAACACGAGATGTACCATCGCCTGATGATGGACCCCGACATCGAGATGCTCGTCCTAGATCCACTCGGGGATTTCGTCGACTTCGCGAACGATCTGGGTGGGCAGGTGATTCGCTTTGGCGGGCAGAACACGGTCAACCCGCTCGAAATCCGGCGGGGGATCGACGACGTCGCGGACGATCCGTTCAAGAAGAAGTTCCGCTCCGTGATGGAGCTGTTCCGCACCCACTTCTCGGCGGTCGCCGACCAGGCGCTGAGCAAGGAACAGGAGGGGATCCTTCGGCGGGCGGTGCGCCTGGCCTATCTCAAATACGGCATCACCCCGGATCCGGCGACACACGAGAACACGAGTCCGACGATGCAGGACGTCCTCGATATCCTGCACGCACTGACGGACGGGCACCAGCCCTCGGACTTTCTCGACCTGCACGCAGATGCGGATCCGGAGCGGGTCCGCCCCGAAATCAGGCAACTGGAGACCCGGTTCAAGGAGGCCGACGAACAGTACGCCTACCAGCTCCTGCTGGGCCTGGAAGCGTTCCAGCAAGGCGGGGAGAACGACAACCTGAACGGCCACACGAACGTCGAACTCGACAATCGCCTGGTCGTCATCGACATGTCGATGTTCGCCGACACCGGGCAGGCGCCGCTGTTCATGCACGTCATGTTCGACTGGATCTACCAGCGCGCCCAGAGCAGCGACCGCCGCACGCAGGTCACCATCGACGAGGCCCACTACCTCCTGCGTCGGGCCGCGACGACGGACCTGATCGACCTGTTCATTCGCCACAGTCGCCACTTCAACACCGCAATCACGCTCATCTCGCAGACGGTCGACGAGTTCATCGCCAAATCCGACAAGAAGTCCGAGGAGGCCGTCGAAAAAGCGCGCAACGTCTACAATCTCTGTGATATCAAGCAGATCTTCCACCACGAATCGGTGAGCGACGAGATGATCGACTTCCACGACCTGACCGCCTCGGAACAGAATTTCATCGCGACCGCCCAGACCGGCGAGGACGGCGGCTATTCGGAGTGTCTGCTGGCCGTCAACGACTGGACGAAATCACTCTCCCTGCACGTCAACGAGTACGAAGTGCACGTCCTCGACGACGATCTCGACCCGTGGGAGTATCTCGTCGACCAGCGCTACATCGACGCCGACGACGTTGCCTATCTCGCGGACACAGGTCGCATCGACGACTACGACATCCCCGCCAAGCTCCTCGAACAGGCCGGCGTTCAGACAGCACCTCAGGAAGCCAATGACTGA